Proteins encoded by one window of Elaeis guineensis isolate ETL-2024a chromosome 12, EG11, whole genome shotgun sequence:
- the LOC105055112 gene encoding GDSL esterase/lipase EXL3 yields MNMFCNKKTSTEKQLSFLMGMYSVICFLFVTLPIIQSQALVPDQTAVRVPAVFAFGDSIDDPGNNNMLLTIAKSNFPPYGRDFIGHRATGRFSNGKIPTDFIASLLGVKELLPAYLDPDVKEQDLLTGVSFASGGAGYDNLTAELLSVFSLWDQLEMFEEYKRELQAIVGEDRAVDIVAEGVCIIFAGTDDLMNTYFTSSIRALSYDLPSYINFVLQAASSFLKELYNLGPRKIGVVGVPPIGCLPAQRTLRGGIARDCVDAYNQASIKFNSELSMEVERLATYHPGAKIVYIDVYNPLLELIMHPYDYGFEEVTKGCFDPGKIVGTILPNNLSQLTCPDATKYLFWDPDHPTEKGYQILVNKILPKLLYLLK; encoded by the exons ATGAATATGTTCTGCAATAAGAAAACAAGCACAGAAAAGCAGCTCAGCTTTCTAATGGGAATGTATTCTGTCATTTGCTTTCTCTTCGTCACACTACCAATAATCCAATCCCAAGCACTGGTCCCAGACCAGACAGCAGTTCGAGTGCCGGCAGTCTTTGCATTTGGAGACTCCATTGACGACCCAGGCAACAACAACATGCTCCTGACAATTGCCAAGAGCAACTTCCCTCCATATGGAAGGGACTTCATAGGACACAGAGCAACAGGAAGGTTCAGCAATGGAAAGATCCCCACGGACTTCATTG CATCTCTGCTGGGAGTAAAGGAGCTTTTGCCGGCGTATCTTGACCCAGACGTAAAGGAACAAGACCTGCTCACTGGTGTAAGCTTTGCTTCTGGTGGTGCAGGATATGATAACCTTACCGCTGAATTACTG TCAGTTTTCTCATTGTGGGATCAGCTAGAGATGTTCGAAGAATACAAGAGAGAGTTACAAGCCATTGTCGGTGAAGATAGAGCAGTTGATATAGTCGCAGAAGGTGTATGCATTATATTTGCTGGGACCGATGATTTAATGAACACATATTTCACTAGCTCTATCAGAGCTCTGAGCTATGATCTCCCTTCATACATCAATTTCGTGCTTCAAGCAGCATCAAGCTTTCTAAAG GAACTGTACAATTTGGGACCTCGTAAGATTGGTGTGGTGGGTGTTCCTCCTATAGGTTGTCTGCCTGCACAAAGAACTCTAAGAGGAGGAATTGCCAGGGATTGTGTGGATGCCTATAACCAAGCTTCCATCAAGTTCAATAGTGAGCTATCCATGGAAGTGGAAAGGCTAGCCACCTACCATCCAGGGGCCAAGATTGTCTACATTGATGTCTATAATCCATTGCTTGAACTTATTATGCATCCTTATGACTACG gattTGAGGAAGTAACAAAGGGGTGCTTTGATCCAGGGAAAATTGTAGGCACCATTCTGCCCAACAATTTGAGTCAATTAACATGCCCAGATGCCACTAAGTATTTGTTTTGGGATCCCGATCATCCTACAGAGAAAGGATACCAGATTCTTGTAAATAAAATTCTTCCAAAGCTTCTCTATCTACTCAAATAG